Proteins encoded by one window of Selenihalanaerobacter shriftii:
- the thiI gene encoding tRNA uracil 4-sulfurtransferase ThiI, with product MKDLILIRYGEIGTKGDNRHLFEDKLVQNIEESLIGVGEINVYKTNGRIFVETEADVDLVTDKLQKVFGIVGVSPAKAIQLDFEQIKRAGLELVERRLDGSPQTFKVETRRINKGFELDSMDINRELGAHVLRNTENLTVDVHNPEIRLNVEVRYKRAYVYTDDLLGVGGLPVGTSEKAGLLLSGGIDSPVAGWMAMKRGVELVPIYFHSPPFTSDRAKEKVIDLCRELASYAGGSLNLRVVHFTDIQTDINEKCPKKLLTIIMRRMMMKIAEKITNQEEGKALITGESIGQVASQTLDSMNVTNAVTNMPVFRPLIGLDKNEIKRRAKDIGTYEISIRPYDDCCTLFVPDSPETKPKLRFVEYAEEDLGDIEELIEEAIEKTEIIKVEVD from the coding sequence ATGAAAGATTTAATTTTAATTAGATATGGGGAGATTGGAACTAAAGGCGATAACCGTCATCTTTTTGAAGATAAATTAGTACAAAATATTGAAGAAAGCTTAATAGGAGTAGGAGAGATTAATGTTTATAAGACTAATGGCCGGATCTTTGTAGAAACAGAAGCAGATGTGGATTTAGTAACTGATAAGCTACAGAAGGTATTTGGTATAGTAGGAGTAAGTCCAGCTAAAGCGATTCAATTAGATTTTGAACAGATTAAAAGAGCGGGGTTAGAATTAGTAGAAAGGCGTCTTGATGGTTCACCGCAGACTTTTAAAGTAGAGACTCGAAGAATCAATAAAGGTTTTGAGTTAGATTCTATGGATATTAATCGGGAATTAGGGGCTCATGTATTAAGAAATACAGAAAATTTAACTGTTGATGTTCATAATCCTGAGATTAGATTAAATGTAGAGGTTAGATATAAACGAGCATATGTTTATACCGATGATCTACTTGGTGTAGGAGGTCTGCCAGTAGGGACTAGTGAAAAAGCGGGATTACTTCTATCCGGTGGTATTGATAGCCCGGTTGCCGGTTGGATGGCTATGAAAAGAGGGGTTGAACTAGTACCGATTTACTTCCATAGTCCACCGTTTACTAGTGACCGAGCTAAGGAGAAAGTAATTGATTTATGTAGAGAATTAGCTTCCTACGCTGGAGGTAGTCTTAATTTAAGAGTAGTCCATTTTACTGATATTCAAACTGATATTAATGAAAAGTGTCCGAAGAAGCTATTAACTATTATTATGCGGAGAATGATGATGAAAATAGCTGAAAAGATTACTAATCAAGAAGAAGGTAAGGCTTTAATTACAGGAGAGAGTATCGGTCAAGTTGCCAGTCAAACTTTAGATAGTATGAATGTAACTAATGCAGTTACTAACATGCCAGTATTTAGACCACTGATTGGTTTAGATAAGAATGAAATAAAGAGAAGGGCTAAAGATATTGGAACATATGAGATTTCAATTCGACCATATGATGATTGTTGTACACTCTTTGTACCTGATAGTCCAGAGACTAAGCCTAAATTGAGATTTGTAGAGTATGCTGAAGAGGATTTAGGTGATATAGAGGAGTTAATTGAAGAAGCAATAGAGAAAACAGAAATTATAAAAGTTGAAGTTGATTAA
- the kamA gene encoding lysine 2,3-aminomutase yields the protein MEDVDVSDLWDCSQEEWDDWRWQLANSITTAGELKEKFNISDQQVKQIEEAREIFPMSITPYYASLIDFDQELCPIRLQAVPQKAELEQSKYEMDDPLHEEEDSPVSGLTHRYPDRVLLMVTNKCSMFCRHCTRKRKVGDGESRVDLEQIKKGIEYIKDNPQIRDVLLSGGDPLLLDLDILEEVISELKDIPHVEIVRLGSRVPVVLPQRINDELVNRLKKYSPLWINTHFNHKKEVTPRAKEALNKLADNGFPLGNQTVLLRNVNDCPLVMKELMHELVKNRIRPYYLYQCDLSRGIEHFRTSVSTGIEIIESLIGHTSGFAVPRYVVDAPGGGGKIPITPNYLVSNSRRKTVLRNYEGDIVVYTEPEIKEDNCPEECNVCTENKEKAANGEAVEPSGVQKLLSEDTKEFSL from the coding sequence GTGGAAGACGTAGACGTATCGGATCTATGGGATTGTTCACAGGAAGAATGGGATGATTGGCGATGGCAGTTAGCAAATAGTATTACTACTGCAGGAGAGTTAAAGGAGAAATTTAATATCTCCGACCAACAAGTTAAGCAGATTGAAGAGGCAAGAGAGATCTTTCCAATGTCAATTACTCCGTATTATGCCTCACTAATTGACTTCGACCAAGAATTATGTCCAATTCGTTTACAAGCTGTACCACAGAAAGCGGAATTAGAACAGTCTAAATATGAAATGGATGATCCGCTACACGAAGAAGAAGATTCACCTGTATCAGGTCTTACCCATCGATATCCAGATAGAGTCTTATTAATGGTGACTAATAAATGTTCTATGTTTTGTCGTCACTGTACCCGTAAAAGAAAAGTAGGAGATGGTGAAAGTAGAGTTGATTTAGAACAGATCAAGAAGGGTATTGAATATATTAAGGATAATCCACAGATAAGAGATGTTTTATTATCAGGTGGAGACCCTCTCTTGTTAGATTTAGATATTTTAGAAGAAGTTATATCTGAATTAAAAGATATTCCCCATGTAGAAATTGTGAGATTAGGTAGCAGAGTACCAGTAGTCTTACCACAACGGATCAATGATGAGTTAGTTAATCGATTAAAGAAGTACTCACCACTATGGATTAATACTCATTTTAATCATAAAAAAGAAGTAACGCCTAGAGCTAAAGAGGCATTAAATAAATTAGCTGATAATGGCTTCCCATTAGGTAATCAGACAGTATTATTAAGAAATGTTAATGACTGTCCTTTAGTGATGAAAGAATTAATGCATGAGTTAGTTAAAAATCGAATTAGACCATATTATCTATATCAATGTGATTTATCCCGAGGAATTGAACACTTTAGAACATCAGTATCTACGGGAATTGAGATTATAGAATCTTTAATAGGTCATACTTCTGGATTTGCTGTACCACGTTATGTAGTAGATGCTCCCGGTGGTGGTGGAAAGATTCCAATTACTCCTAATTATTTAGTCTCTAATTCAAGACGAAAGACAGTTTTAAGGAATTATGAAGGGGATATTGTTGTTTATACTGAACCTGAAATTAAAGAAGATAACTGTCCAGAAGAATGTAATGTATGCACAGAAAATAAGGAAAAAGCAGCTAATGGTGAAGCAGTCGAACCAAGTGGAGTCCAAAAATTACTTTCTGAAGATACAAAGGAATTTAGTCTTTAA
- a CDS encoding DUF1540 domain-containing protein, with translation MSKIGCNVSNCSYWGQGNVCQADKISVSNDSHSGKADMEAGSLGGKVTSNHSRETQCVTFKPANG, from the coding sequence ATGTCTAAAATTGGATGTAATGTTAGCAACTGTTCATATTGGGGGCAGGGCAATGTCTGTCAAGCAGATAAAATCAGTGTTAGTAATGATTCACACTCCGGCAAGGCAGATATGGAAGCTGGTTCTTTAGGTGGTAAAGTAACTTCTAACCATTCTCGTGAAACACAATGTGTTACTTTTAAACCAGCTAATGGATAA
- a CDS encoding carbon-nitrogen hydrolase family protein, translated as MNKKLKLAVCQNKVIADKDKNLLKMKKMIAKAVKQGVELIILPEMFNCPYDNHYFPIYSEEIPGGKTYEFLSKQAKEHNIYLIGGSIPETVVEDKDEKLYNTSLIFGPDGKLLDKHRKIHLFDVDLSDGVTFLESNTLSYGEKVTVVETELINIGVAICYDLRFPELMRLMVDKGAEMIIIPGAFNTVTGPAHWETLLKARAVDNQVFVVGASPARNLEADYHAYGHSMIIDPWAEKLHEAGSKEDVIIQEIDLTKLEKIREELPLLKHRRSDLYKLEEI; from the coding sequence ATGAATAAAAAATTAAAATTAGCAGTATGTCAAAATAAGGTGATAGCTGATAAAGATAAAAACCTTCTAAAAATGAAAAAAATGATAGCCAAAGCAGTTAAGCAAGGCGTTGAACTTATTATATTACCAGAAATGTTCAACTGTCCTTATGATAATCACTATTTTCCGATCTATTCTGAAGAAATACCTGGTGGTAAGACTTATGAATTCCTTTCTAAGCAAGCAAAAGAACATAATATTTATCTAATCGGCGGCTCTATTCCTGAAACTGTCGTAGAAGATAAAGACGAAAAGCTATATAATACTAGTTTGATATTCGGGCCGGATGGTAAATTACTAGATAAGCATCGTAAAATACATCTCTTTGATGTAGATTTAAGTGATGGAGTAACATTTTTAGAATCAAATACATTAAGCTATGGAGAAAAAGTCACAGTTGTTGAAACTGAGCTTATTAATATAGGAGTAGCAATCTGCTATGATTTAAGATTCCCTGAATTGATGAGGTTAATGGTGGATAAAGGAGCAGAAATGATTATAATCCCTGGTGCATTTAATACTGTAACTGGACCTGCTCATTGGGAGACTTTACTTAAAGCTCGAGCAGTCGATAATCAAGTCTTTGTTGTTGGGGCTTCCCCTGCTCGTAACCTTGAAGCTGATTATCATGCATATGGTCATTCTATGATAATTGATCCTTGGGCAGAAAAATTGCATGAAGCAGGTAGTAAAGAGGACGTTATCATTCAAGAAATTGACTTAACTAAGCTTGAAAAGATTAGAGAGGAATTACCACTACTTAAACATCGCCGTAGTGATCTATATAAATTAGAAGAAATTTAG
- the ablB gene encoding putative beta-lysine N-acetyltransferase produces MSISSLKPISKYGIDQVIRGKGYEAKVKYSSLNERIVVKEYSGGNLINLGKRLKGEASRKDYGKIWAKIRAKDHKKFMDVGFEVEAVIKDFYIDEDAMLMAFYPDKKRGQIISEEEDEIIKDIEKLETLLPQVKPENNCKFKLADSSDAEDISELYEEVFTSYPTPIFDAEYIGETIEEGMIYGLIYEDDQLVAAASAETNSEYKNAEMTDFATLPSKRGNGYASYILEELEEELKARNYHTLYSIARAISYGMNKVFKVAGYEYTGRLIQNCHIAGDFEDMNLWCKVIE; encoded by the coding sequence ATGAGTATTTCTTCACTAAAGCCGATAAGTAAGTATGGTATTGACCAAGTTATAAGAGGTAAGGGTTATGAAGCTAAAGTTAAGTATTCGTCGCTTAATGAACGAATTGTGGTTAAGGAGTATTCAGGCGGCAATTTAATCAATTTAGGTAAGAGATTAAAAGGAGAAGCTAGCAGAAAGGATTACGGTAAAATTTGGGCTAAGATTCGAGCTAAAGATCACAAGAAATTTATGGATGTAGGTTTTGAAGTAGAAGCGGTTATTAAAGATTTTTATATTGATGAAGATGCTATGCTCATGGCATTTTATCCTGATAAAAAGAGGGGTCAAATTATAAGTGAGGAAGAAGATGAAATTATAAAAGACATTGAAAAATTAGAGACTCTTTTACCTCAAGTAAAACCTGAGAATAATTGTAAATTTAAATTAGCTGATTCTAGTGACGCAGAAGATATATCTGAATTATATGAAGAAGTATTTACATCTTATCCTACTCCTATTTTTGATGCTGAATATATTGGAGAAACTATAGAGGAAGGCATGATTTATGGCTTGATTTATGAAGATGATCAATTAGTAGCTGCTGCTTCAGCGGAAACGAACTCAGAATATAAGAATGCTGAAATGACTGACTTTGCTACTTTGCCTAGTAAAAGAGGTAATGGATATGCAAGTTATATATTAGAAGAATTAGAAGAGGAATTAAAAGCAAGAAATTATCATACTCTTTATAGTATTGCGCGAGCTATTTCTTATGGGATGAATAAAGTGTTTAAAGTTGCCGGTTATGAATATACTGGTAGATTGATTCAGAATTGTCATATTGCTGGTGATTTTGAAGATATGAACCTTTGGTGTAAAGTTATAGAATAG